The genomic segment TAGGGAAGCAGGCGGCTACTCacagctcctccttcctccttcagggcccTAGACGCAAGAGGCCTCAGCCCACTAGGTCTCAGGACAGTCCCACAGCGGGTGGGGGTCCTGGGAGCAGACGGGAGCTACACACCCTGGGTTCAAAGCCAGCAGTGCGTCTTCCAAGCTGGGTCTCCCCCTGGCCCCCCGCAGCTGTGGAAGCTGGAGGTAACAACTGCTCACCAGGCCTGGAGGTGTCAAAGGCAGGACACATCCCCGCGGGTTCCCTCAGGGAGAGCCAGGAGCTGAGGTGACCAGCCTGCTCCTGGCTGACCTCACCGAGGAGCTGGACTTTTATGTAGACTCGGCTGAATCCATAGAGGAATGAGGAATTCCAGGTCGAGGGGGAGAAAACAACTCGTAGAGGGTTGGCAGGGTCGTTCAGTGGCCAATGTGAGCCAGGGAAGGGACAGGAAGTGGTGACACAAGAGGCTGGACAGTGCATTAGCCACATGCAGAGGGCCCTGAATGCTGAGTTTAAAGGTCTGGGCCCGCATTGTCCAAAAATATAACCACAGCCATATGTGCCTGTTtatgtttaaattaattaaaattaaaaattcagtttctcagtcataTTAGCCACACTTCCAGTGCTCACAGCCACGTGTGCATATGTAGAGCATTTCCTCCACCACAGAAGGCTGGCGGGCAGCCGCTCTGGGCTTTGTCCAGGAGACTGCCGGGCTCTGCCGGTTCTGAACATGAGAGGGACTGTGGCTGAGGAGCTCGACGGGGCTGAGCCTCAGGCCGACGGCCCGGGCTGGACTTCCGGTGTGGCCACATTGCCCTCCTGTGGCCACCTGAGAGCATGTCCGCGCTCAGAGGGACGCCGGGTGGCGGAAAGGTGAGGGTGGGCTGGGGCTTAGGGCACTAGTGTCCCATATGGCTGTGGGAGGGTCACAGCCTAGCTGGCTCTCTGCAGGTCACCAGCAGGGTGTGAGGAAGAGGACTAGGAGAcgtgggcctggggtgggggagaggaggtggggcaggtcTGACGGGAGGGCGCCCACTGCTCACACCGCCCTCTGCTCACAGGTACATGGCCATCGTCCACCCCTTCCAGCCACGGCTCTCAGCGCCCGGCACCAGGGCAGTTATTGCTGGCATCTGGCTAGTGGCCCTGGCCCTCGCCTTCCCCCAGTGCTTCTACTCCACCATCACCATGGACCAGGGTGCCACCAAGTGCGTGGTGGCCTGGCCCGAAGACAGCGGTGGCAAGACACTCCTTTTGTAAGACCTGGGAGTGGGGGAgcgcggtgtgtgtgtgtgtgcatgcacatatgTACAGTGTGTACACATGGGTGTGCACAAGGGTCTGAGAGTGAATCTGGGATTATGTGAGTACAGTATAAACTAAAAGTAACAGCACTTACTAAGTGTCAGGCTTGGTCTAAGTACTTTGCATACATGAACCCATTTAATTCTAACAACATAGGGGTATGGatgtattattattcctattttttggatgaggaaactgaggtattaAAAAACTACATAATGTCTCTAaaaccacacagctagtaagtggtaaatCAAGGCTTTAAATTTAGGCACTCCTGCTTCAGAGCCCAGTCTCCTCACCACTCTGCTACTTAAAAAAGGGTGTGTGTCTCCCTAAATGAGGACAGGTATGTGTGCACATGCGacatgcatgtgtgtctgtgtatgtgtgtaagtaTCTGAGTGTGTTTGTGGAAGGGTGTGTGCACACGGGTACGTGTTTGGGAATGTGTGTTTGGGGGAGGGCATTGTAAATGCTCAGGCCACAGAAGGTCAGGGTATTGAGGCAGAAAGAAGGGGTAGGTGATGAGCCTGAGACGTTTTCAGGAGTCTGGTGCCAGCCTGGTGCTCAGGTGAGCACCATGGGCTGGGGGACGGGGGGAGAAAGCAGAAGAACTCAAGCATGGTCCAGCTGCCGTATGACTCTGGGTAagtcctttccctctctgggcttcagtttgccCAGTTCTCAGGGTGCGGCTTGTCATCCCCAAGCAGGGCGTGGTTGGTCGTAGACAGTAAAGAACTGCTTGAGGTTCTGGAGTCAGTGGTCATGTTGGAGTGCTGCTCTGTCCCCTGCTGGCTGGAGGGCCTTGGTGGTCACTTAACCTTTGGCTCCTTCTACCTCAAATGGAATTAGTAAGAGAATCTTCCTCAAGGGCTGTTGTGAGCATACATGAGAAAATGTACCTGCCGCACTTAGCACCGTGCCTGGCACAGAACCGGCACCCAGTATGTGGTAAACAGGGGACAAAcgaaaacaaagctggaggtggCAGATTTAGTCCAACAAAGGCCCAGCTGCCCCAGGCATGAGGATGTGCAGGCTCGGAGCGGCCAGATCACGACAACCCCCCCTCCCGCGCCTCCGTTAACACCGCTCCCCCGGCGCCGGCCCCTACCTGGTCTCCGCCTGTCCTAAGCACCGCGCTGTGGCCTTCAGGGAAGGCGCCATTCCTCTGAGAAGCTTCTTCCCAAGGACTGCTGAGCTTCGagggcagaccctgccctggggcTCTGCCCCTACCTTGCACCCGCGTTCTCGGGACTCACTGCTCCAATGGCGGTGGACGTAGGGACGGCCCCCGCCCCTGACTCAGGGAACGCGTGGAGAGCGGAACGTTTCGTGACTGGCCACTGGGGGGCGGTGTTTCCTCACCGTAAGAGTGGGTTTTTCTCCCTCAGGTAGGGAACAGTCAGAATTTAGGGTATCAAGCACCAGCTTTGGGGGAATGGTGAACTACAACCCTGATTCAGGCAACAGGGGAAAACAGGAGGGCAGAGATAGGCTAGGAAGGCTGTACTTTGGGGTTACTTCGAATTCTGGGAGGATTTGGGGAAAGCCTGGTTTCTTGTGTGAGAATGTATGATCATTCCTGGGTGAGGGAACTTCTGGGATTTAGACTGCGGGCTCCATCCTTACAGGTTCACATCCTGTGTATATAGGAATCTGATGAAATGACAGATGCCCTCTCCAGGAAAATGCACATATGCTCccaaaatcaaaatacaaaaaaaggcagtccaggctgggagaggaggcATCCCTGATTTTGGCAGGCCCTAGAAGACAGTCCCTGAGGGTCCTTGGCACTCCCTTCTGGGTGGGAACCTAGCCCAGAGTGAATTCCTATCCTGAACTGCCATCCCAAGGAAAGAATGCGGCAACTGGGAGGTGTTACTCATACTTAAGAAGGATGGTAGAGATTACCTCCTCCTTACAAATGGGGAAACCGAGACTGAGGAAACGatctgacttgcccaaggtcacattttttttttttttggctgatagcctagattttaaaaaaattttttaattgtgtttaaTAGCATTTGAAACTTTAAATGAATGTATTACTTggttaactttttcttttcctatttatttccttgtttgGTAACTTGTGTGCCACTTGGAAAGACTCAAAGCTAACGCTGGTGTGTCCCTTTTGCAGCAGGGGAAGCCCTCTTTGGGCACATATGCTAGCCagtgttgccttttcttttcttttcttttcttgtcttttattttcttcctttcctttcctttcctttaaatCAAACCAAGGCCTTGGGAGGTGGCCCAGGGTGGCCCACCTGGGGCAGCTCAGGGGCGCCCGCCAGAGTCCCAGGGACTAGGCTCTGGCAGATGCTGGAGTCGCCCCCGGACCACCCCGTGCCCAGGCCCTCGACTCTCCCTCCAGGTACCACCTCGCGGTGATCGCCCTCATTTACTTCCTTCCTCTCGTGGTGATGTTCGTCGCCTACAGTGTCATCGGCCTCACACTCTGGAGACGCACTGTTCCCGTGCACCAGGCTCACGGCGCCAACCTGCGCCACCTGCAGGCCAAGAAGAAGGTGAACTCTGGGGGCGGGGAAGGAAGTCTGGCCCTGCCTCCGGAGATGCTGTTTCCAGCTTGTCcttgatagaattcacctgtaACTTGCCCTTGTCTTAAGTTCCTGGCCAGCgccttctttccatctttccgGACCAGCGAACTTGCCTTTGGTCTTTGGCCAAAtacaaagcaaaatggaaattccCAGAATTTTAGGAGAATTGGGAAATCCTAAAGCTCCACAGAATTTCAGGTACTTCCAAGAATCTTAGAATGATAGAATCTGAAAACCTTAGACTTTCTGAATAATCAGAATGTCGAATTTAAGATGCCCCACAGAACTACAGGAGACTCCTGGATAGAATCACAGGAGAATTCTCAAATGCTGGCACTGCAGACCTCAGAGATCGTGGAGACTGGATTGTGGTCCAGCTACATAGTTTGTCTTCAGCGTCCAACCAAAATGTGTCTCCCTCCCCGCTGCCACTCAGGGTCTCCCAAGGATCCTGATTTGGCATCTCTGTTCCAGAACTTCTCCACTCTTTCCCAGTCAAAGCTCATCTTTGCCATTCCCCCTTCCTGTTAGATGACCAGGGGAGGTAATGGGCTAATCACATCACGAGGCAGGTCAAAGTCTTGGCTTCTCATCTGCCATTAGGTATTTTCCACAGGGCAATTCAGGGAGGCGGTTGGATATGGAGAGCTGATCTCCATTTGCCATCCCTGGCTTGTCCTCTGTGCCTCCTGGGACACTGGGTCATGCTCGGGGGCATCTGCAGAGACCAGGCCATGAGTAGGGAAAGGTCAGGGAGCTGGCCCCTGGGCAGAGACTGGGGTCCCCAGTTGGAGCCTCACTACCTATGGCTAGAAGGGCTGTGGCAGACAGGCTGCAGGGAGAGGGGGGCCTGGGAACCCATAACTGGCATGGGTCTCCCCTAAGGATGGGGTCAGGAGCAAAAACTCATGCACTCTCCAGGGAGGGGAGCTGCTCTGCTCTATAAGGGATCCGGTTCGCCTTTTAGACGAGCTGGGCTTTGAGGAGTGAGGCCTTAAAGGAGAGAGAGCAATGTGGGCAGAGGGACTGGCCTGAGCAAAATCCCCGAGGTGGAGGGCCTAGGAGTGTCTGTGTAGAAGATGCTCTAGGGGACTGAGGCCGTAGAGGGGGATGGGGCCTGCTTACTGAGGGCTTCCCAGGCTGGCTAGAGGGGTGCCTCACCCTTGGGAAGACTGGGGCTTAGGGCTTCCAGGCGAGGAGTGACCTGAGTCTCTCCTGGACCAGTTCGTGAAGACcatggtgctggtggtggtgacGTTTGCCGTCTGCTGGCTGCCCTACCACCTCTACTTCATCCTGGGCAGCTTCCAGGAGGACATCTACTGCCACAAGTTCATCCAGCAGGTCTACCTGGCGCTCTTCTGGCTGGCCATGAGCTCCACCATGTACAACCCCATCATCTACTGCTGCCTCAACCACAGGTGAGCgctccccccagccctccccatcTGGGCGCCCCTGCACAGCTTGAGCCTGTGCCCCCCACCCGAGCAGGGGATCACCATTCTTACAGGGAGCCTGCAGCACAAGCCTCCCTCTGGTCCGGGCCGACCTTgagccccaccccctgcccaaaGCCTTGCCCCATTCCCTGGGCCACATCTCTCACTGTTGGCCTGTTCCTGCTCCTTCTTCTGGGCACTGCATCTGGgacaaggagaagagagaagggagggacagagatggatggaggggagaggcagagagaggcagaagtccagccagagaggaaggaaagagccaGGTGAAGGCGGGAGGGGCTGACATTTGTGAGAGCTTCCCGCAGTGAGGAAGAACTGAGGACTTTCCTTGGGCTCAGTGGAAACCCAGCAGTAAATAGCACTGAGTCGGAGGTCTGGGGCAAGACTGGAGGGGGAGCAGGCTGCCCCCTGGGAAGACCACGGGGCATTTTCTGCCCTGGAGGGGCTTTCAGGGCAGCTAGGAAATGACCTTGGCAGAGacagccagagaggaaggagccaCATTCTCACTCCACCAGCTGGGTTCTCCCATCCCTTGTACTCCTGGAGAAGTGGCGTCCCAGAGAGGGGCTGTACTTGCTCTGGGGCACTGGCGGAGATGGGAAGTGGTGGGCCAGGCAGGAGTCCCAGCACCCAGGAGTCCTGCTTCAGCCTCAGAGAACCTTGAAGGTGGGGCCAGGTAAGAAGAGATGAGAGGTAGCCTCTAAATCCTGGCCTCAACAAATGTGGGTGAGGTTGGCCCTGGGTCTCTTTATTCATGCCTTTTATTACCTCCTTGCCCATGTGTCCAGGCCACTCATAATACCAGTAGGGTCTTTGTTGCTCACACTCACCTGGGACAGGCCAGAAGAAAGtgagaaaactgattttttttttttttgagtgtttaATGGGTGCCAGAACCCTCCATTGTCTCCTGAGAGGAAAGTAGATAATATGAGGGAGGTATTATacccatttggcagatgaggaaactgagcctcagaaagGAAGACACTCCTAAACTCATACAGCAAGGATTCCATGTGTCTCTAAGGCCTGTAATCTCACCCCACATCACACATTTCTCTTGCAAGCAGCTTGTAGGATGAGAACTTGGAGACAGGGACTGTCACCTCAGGGACGGGCCCTGAGCCGTCTGTGTCTGTGCATTGGTCACTCTCCTGCTACCCAATGACACGGTCCCTGGGAGTCTGAACAACACCCCAGGGCTCTACAAGTTCCTAGAATAACTTCTGATAATGCAGGATTTGACGACACTAGCTCTAAAGTAGCACTGGTGCTCCCGGCAGAATCTTCCTTCCTTCAGAACAGTTCACCAAGTGGCTCTGTGTGTCCGGcgctgttccaggcactggggatacccCAGTGAATAAAAATAGCGATCCCTTTCCTCGGGGAGCTGACCTGCTAGTGGGGAGGCAGCGAGAGACAATAGGCAAACATGATGAGTAAGTGAACTACAGAGTGTATTCGGTGATAAATCCTGTGGGAAAAAGAGAAACTAGAGCTGGGTAAGGGAGGACAGGAAGGGCTGGGGGAAGAACTGGAAGAACTGGGCGTAAGGGCTGCAATTTTAAAGGATAGTCAGGGTGGGCCTTACTGAGAAGTCCTGAGCAAAGACTTGAGGACCGCGTGGGCCCTGCAGCTGCCTGGGCAAGAGCTCCGGGCGGCGGGAATAACCAAGGCCAGGCCCGGAGGGCCAGGCAAGGACTTGGGCTGGTTCTCGGACGTGAGCAGCCCTGCGGGGCTCTGACTTCCCTTGTGAAAGAGTCAGTCTCATAGCTGCACTGGAACGGGACCACATCAGGCCAAGGGGAGCAGCAGGGAGACGGCGAGGTGACTGCAGTGATCCAGGTAAGAGGGGATGGCTTTAGATGTGTGAGAAGTGGTCAGTCTAGATACTGCTAAAGTAGAGCCAAGAGAATGTGATGGAGACAAAGTCAGGGGTGACCCCAGGTTCTTGGCCTGAACTAGTGGAAGAGTGGAGTTGTGAGTTCTCAGTTGTCAGGAACTGAGATGTGGACCACTGGGCGGCAGCCGGGGTGGGGAGCTTGGTTGGATGTGCTGGATGTAAAGGGCAGAGGCCAGTAAGCTCGCATAATAAAGGCATTTATTGAGCCACACTGTGGAATCTTTAGAGCTGCAGGATGAGGAACCCAAGTCAGGCCTGCTCTTCCGAAACATGGAACTCTGCGTCTCCTGGGAATAGACCATTCggttctttccctccctctgcaTCACACAGGGTCTCATCTGTTTCTGCTCCTGACAGGCCGGTGTTCTCTTTCTACCtgctctttctcatttcttccacTCACTATCTGCTTCTTCTGATCTCTCATTTACCTGTGAGCCCTTGGTGTTGCCATGGggagaattgtttattttttaagcaaaGGTACTGAAACTAAGTAGTTCCTCgtgtatattttctttcaaaactgTCCCCTTGGGAGAGCATCCTTAGTCCACCCAACATTGCCAAAGCcccaatttttaaagattcctcTTGGAAAACTCTTTTAGAAGCCAGTTAATAAGTCAAACAAGAAAATGTGTTGTCTTTATAATTGTACTAggcttatttttgtttgtttgtaataaCAAATGGTCTCATTCAGCTTATTCACCCACTTCAGTCCTTGGACTTAGTTCCAGCTACTTCCAAAACCCAAAACCACTAAAGAAAGTATGTCTCCAGAGACTCTGAGCTCTTAGGTGTGAGGGAGTGACTCTGCTCTGGAGGAGAGAGCGGCTCCTGGAGGTGGCGGCAGCCCTAGGACAGTTCTCATAATTGTCGCCCTCACTCTGGTGCTCAAGGTGACCTTCTACCCACCAGGTTTCGCTCTGGATTCCGGCTTGCTTTCCGATGCTGCCCATGGGCCACACCAACCGAGGAGGACAAGATTGAGCTGACTCAtactctctccctctccaggaGGGTCAAGAGGTGTCACACTAAGGAGACTTTGTTCATGGCTGGGGATGTGGTCCCCTCTGAAGCTGCCAGGGGGCAGGCTGAATGTCCCCAAGATGGAGTGTCTACTGAACCCTGAAGCCTTGTACCTGCCTGCAGGGTGAGACTTAGTACCCTTGAGAAGTAGCCAGTCAAGAGGACCACACCTGAAAGTTTGGCCCATGCCTCACCCTTCAGTACATCAATGGAAAAACAAGATGAGGCCAGGAACTCTGCAGAGATGCTGACTTTCCCAGCCACCCCTTTCAGACAGTGCTTCAGGGGATCCATTAAGAGTCAGAGAAGACAGTGGGAACTCACATTTACCAAATATAGGAGTTGCAAGTTCAAGTGCCTTCCTGGGGCATAAGACATATGAGTAAATTGGATCCAATATAGgagaaaaaatgtaaatgtgaTGATAAAAGGTAACTGACTTCCAGTGTTTGGGGCAATAGGGAATGGTGGGACTGTGGCAAACTGGAGGGTCT from the Vicugna pacos chromosome 11, VicPac4, whole genome shotgun sequence genome contains:
- the TACR2 gene encoding substance-K receptor yields the protein MGACAVVTDANISSGLESNITGLTAFSMPGWQLALWAAAYLALVLVAVTGNATVIWIILAHQRMRTVTNYFIVNLALADLCMAAFNAAFNFVYASHNIWYFGRAFCYFQNLFPITAMFVSIYSMTAIAADRYMAIVHPFQPRLSAPGTRAVIAGIWLVALALAFPQCFYSTITMDQGATKCVVAWPEDSGGKTLLLYHLAVIALIYFLPLVVMFVAYSVIGLTLWRRTVPVHQAHGANLRHLQAKKKFVKTMVLVVVTFAVCWLPYHLYFILGSFQEDIYCHKFIQQVYLALFWLAMSSTMYNPIIYCCLNHRFRSGFRLAFRCCPWATPTEEDKIELTHTLSLSRRVKRCHTKETLFMAGDVVPSEAARGQAECPQDGVSTEP